The following coding sequences are from one Methanosarcina sp. WWM596 window:
- a CDS encoding peptidoglycan-binding protein encodes MTIGDGHDLKSLRFADDDVLEACYDNERVLRKGDSGSPVKKVQEALILLGIPVPKVGANGILGDETELAIKSYQEARGLKVDGVIGSITIESLDGEFPSRALKHPASPSTEPQVSEVPAPLVPESPVRSPRASPVRLARETPKPVRAPPVSPVEKPVVPSVETVPDLKPLHVPPVKPVHVPPVPPVREVSARPKYVTRHIEKTTPSTVPLAPYVTSSLPQADSHNRKFHSSGMWNGDSFLEIQGGQSMHFNVKNLHAHASTIRIKPNTGESKSTVIQSQATANFEFSTDNKEPFDWRFDIKTDSDTALLEWHLYSNWVQEETKTNKP; translated from the coding sequence ATGACTATTGGGGATGGTCACGATTTAAAATCGTTGAGATTTGCAGATGACGACGTTTTAGAGGCTTGCTATGACAACGAAAGGGTCCTTCGCAAAGGCGATAGCGGCTCTCCGGTAAAGAAAGTTCAAGAAGCTTTGATTCTTTTGGGTATTCCTGTGCCCAAAGTTGGAGCCAACGGTATCCTTGGTGATGAGACTGAGCTGGCCATCAAAAGCTACCAGGAAGCACGCGGACTGAAGGTTGATGGTGTAATAGGGTCAATTACTATAGAAAGTCTGGACGGAGAATTTCCCTCAAGAGCACTAAAACATCCAGCTTCACCATCAACGGAACCACAGGTATCGGAGGTTCCAGCTCCTTTAGTACCAGAATCTCCAGTTAGGTCACCCAGGGCATCTCCGGTTAGACTAGCAAGAGAAACTCCGAAGCCGGTAAGAGCACCTCCTGTCTCACCAGTAGAGAAACCCGTAGTTCCATCAGTAGAGACAGTTCCGGATCTTAAACCATTGCACGTACCTCCAGTAAAACCAGTGCATGTACCACCTGTCCCACCGGTACGGGAAGTATCGGCAAGACCAAAATACGTAACCAGGCATATAGAAAAAACAACACCTTCAACTGTACCTTTAGCTCCATATGTGACTTCGTCACTCCCTCAGGCTGACAGCCATAACCGCAAATTCCATTCATCAGGGATGTGGAATGGAGATAGCTTCCTTGAAATCCAGGGTGGTCAATCGATGCACTTTAATGTAAAAAATCTCCATGCCCATGCGTCAACTATTCGAATAAAACCCAATACTGGAGAATCCAAAAGCACTGTGATTCAATCTCAAGCTACTGCCAATTTTGAGTTTTCCACGGATAACAAAGAGCCGTTTGACTGGAGATTTGATATCAAAACTGATAGCGATACAGCTTTACTTGAGTGGCATCTCTATAGTAACTGGGTACAGGAGGAAACAAAAACAAATAAGCCTTAA
- a CDS encoding ADP-dependent glucokinase/phosphofructokinase: MPDKEAAFPFESTGTGQMNILCGYNVNIDSVYRISGAEITELLNAFERTEILEKIETPPGKILSGSDFVAGLAYCMKNGCGAEWLVFEQSVFEFLKNRYFEKSLVRMGGNAGIMANALSELGASRVVPNVAVPSKTQLSLFSKKAVYFPDAPLQVKNKSGAKSRKNRNASFSNQDPIHFVFDFSEGETFSLYGKEIRAPRENRFIATCDHLNFRLFVNPAFENYALQRSGEINGALISGFHLLLETYPDGSTYKEILENSFSQLKAWKAGNEKLRVHLEFGHFASREIASSVFLKFAGISYSIGMNEDELAMLHNLHGIPAEGILRMEAEAVGKAACKLASLHGLGKLFIHTREFVLAVFKPGNYDVSGIFEEFGISGELGISGGSGISGKWGDKESPALLNAAGKNLEAMSFGLRCAGAYAASGRLEGREFVEKEASKLQESMFGRKQLQLFLEAFGGETCGHGAFALMENYVICILPTLLSKSPITTVGLGDTLTAGAFLRGLELDVQD, translated from the coding sequence ATGCCTGATAAAGAGGCTGCTTTTCCATTTGAATCTACAGGAACAGGTCAGATGAACATACTTTGCGGTTATAACGTAAACATAGATTCCGTATACCGGATAAGCGGAGCCGAAATCACGGAGCTGCTGAATGCATTTGAAAGGACCGAAATCCTTGAAAAAATCGAAACTCCTCCCGGAAAAATACTTTCGGGATCCGATTTTGTGGCAGGGCTCGCTTATTGTATGAAAAACGGGTGTGGAGCCGAATGGCTCGTTTTTGAGCAGTCTGTGTTTGAGTTTCTGAAGAACCGCTATTTTGAAAAATCTCTTGTGAGGATGGGCGGAAACGCCGGGATTATGGCAAATGCGCTTTCCGAACTGGGGGCTTCGAGGGTAGTCCCTAATGTTGCAGTTCCTTCAAAGACCCAACTTTCTCTATTTTCGAAAAAAGCAGTATATTTCCCGGATGCTCCTTTACAGGTAAAGAATAAGTCGGGGGCAAAATCCAGAAAAAACAGAAATGCCTCTTTCAGTAACCAGGACCCCATCCATTTCGTTTTTGATTTTTCCGAAGGGGAAACTTTTTCCCTTTATGGGAAAGAGATCAGGGCTCCCAGGGAAAATCGTTTCATAGCAACCTGTGACCACTTAAATTTCAGGCTCTTCGTTAATCCGGCCTTTGAGAATTATGCCCTGCAGCGTTCAGGGGAAATAAATGGGGCACTCATATCAGGTTTCCATCTCCTGCTTGAGACCTATCCTGACGGCAGCACCTACAAAGAGATCCTTGAGAATTCATTTTCCCAGCTTAAAGCCTGGAAGGCAGGAAATGAGAAGCTCAGGGTTCACCTGGAATTCGGGCATTTTGCAAGCAGGGAGATTGCAAGTTCTGTCTTCCTAAAGTTTGCCGGAATCTCATACAGCATCGGAATGAACGAGGACGAGCTTGCAATGCTCCACAACCTGCACGGAATTCCTGCTGAAGGGATTTTGCGTATGGAAGCCGAAGCTGTAGGAAAAGCAGCTTGTAAGCTTGCTTCCCTGCATGGGCTTGGGAAACTTTTCATTCACACAAGGGAGTTTGTCCTTGCTGTTTTTAAGCCCGGAAACTATGATGTTTCTGGAATTTTTGAAGAGTTCGGGATTTCCGGGGAGCTTGGGATTTCCGGTGGTTCCGGGATTTCAGGTAAATGGGGCGATAAAGAAAGCCCTGCGCTGTTAAATGCAGCCGGTAAAAATCTTGAAGCCATGAGCTTCGGGCTCAGGTGTGCAGGGGCATACGCAGCTTCAGGCAGGCTTGAAGGGCGGGAATTTGTGGAAAAGGAGGCTTCCAAACTTCAGGAGAGCATGTTTGGAAGGAAGCAACTGCAGCTTTTCCTTGAAGCATTCGGCGGAGAAACCTGTGGACATGGTGCTTTTGCTTTAATGGAGAACTATGTGATTTGCATACTCCCAACGCTGCTTTCAAAATCTCCAATCACTACTGTAGGGCTCGGGGACACGCTAACTGCAGGGGCTTTTTTAAGGGGGCTTGAACTGGATGTACAGGATTAA
- a CDS encoding formate dehydrogenase subunit gamma, with protein MKPKDNPMVVERYTVLDRTAHTIHAVAMIVLIITGFKIYAGWDFMSFHNARALHMIAVPALLAVNWILIPYNIFSSIEGGIQEKIAHFMDHYVFGPEDAKRLKAIILNFFGKGEYPAFTIYDEVSGHYKTKLHPLMKILIVIEGTAIFVIAVSGIVLYRLDWALIGLPIGSWILLAGDLVAPAFNMSSLQFYRALHLVMTYFFVFELVVHVGILEFNPHVWKYHKAIFWSGKEDLSDSRYAEIVKPKQKQLSDSEIWHESSDTPSEVVKD; from the coding sequence ATGAAACCCAAAGACAACCCGATGGTTGTTGAGCGCTATACCGTCCTTGACAGGACGGCTCATACCATCCATGCTGTGGCAATGATTGTGCTCATCATTACCGGGTTTAAAATATATGCAGGCTGGGACTTTATGAGTTTCCACAATGCCCGCGCCCTTCACATGATCGCGGTTCCTGCTCTACTTGCAGTGAACTGGATCCTTATACCGTACAACATCTTTTCTTCAATTGAAGGTGGGATCCAGGAAAAAATTGCACATTTCATGGACCATTATGTTTTCGGTCCTGAAGATGCAAAGCGCCTGAAGGCAATAATCCTCAATTTCTTCGGAAAGGGCGAATACCCCGCATTTACTATTTATGATGAGGTGTCGGGACACTATAAGACCAAACTCCACCCCTTAATGAAGATCCTCATTGTAATCGAAGGCACCGCTATCTTTGTGATCGCCGTTTCAGGCATTGTTCTTTACAGGCTTGACTGGGCACTCATAGGGCTCCCTATAGGTTCATGGATCCTTCTGGCAGGAGACCTGGTTGCACCTGCTTTCAATATGTCTTCCCTGCAGTTTTACAGGGCTCTCCACCTGGTCATGACTTATTTTTTTGTCTTTGAACTGGTTGTCCACGTGGGTATACTTGAGTTTAACCCGCATGTCTGGAAGTACCACAAGGCAATCTTCTGGTCCGGAAAAGAGGATCTTTCAGATTCCCGCTACGCAGAAATCGTTAAACCCAAACAAAAACAACTTTCTGACAGTGAGATCTGGCACGAATCGTCCGATACGCCTTCTGAAGTCGTAAAAGATTAA
- a CDS encoding hydrogenase small subunit yields the protein MSTGMKNLIRTLDSLDFLKLDRRTFMKAVGVLGATTFLGTYKTEIASALEFADTKIIWLHGAECTGCSESILNGGNPDIVQAISKLNVNIAYHETLLAQQGLFVDGEPVNTSELNSELLVDELIEEGNYILVVEGAIANGPNGSGRYCVIGNRTFKELFEKAAARANSILAVGTCATYGGITCADSAIAEVTDYRGVAFTKEDSSKGMLTELGIHKPVINIPGCPAHPDWILLTIGAVILGKIKIPDDLDTILDQYGRPTVFFPTDHTVHDNCPRRGYYDRGEFDEQIGGEKCLWKLGCKAPYSHADCAIRRWNGSVSMCTQAGSPCIACVEPGFPDSARPFYVEAEDKGVLLGANIDTLSKAAVGAATVLAGVHAVRRMKGE from the coding sequence ATGAGTACTGGAATGAAAAATCTTATTCGTACACTGGATAGTTTAGATTTTTTAAAACTAGACCGGCGTACTTTCATGAAGGCTGTAGGCGTGCTTGGCGCAACTACATTTCTTGGCACCTATAAAACAGAGATCGCAAGTGCGCTTGAGTTTGCAGATACTAAAATTATCTGGCTTCACGGTGCTGAGTGCACCGGCTGTTCCGAATCCATTTTAAACGGAGGCAATCCTGATATTGTTCAGGCAATCAGCAAACTCAATGTTAACATTGCTTACCATGAGACTCTCCTTGCCCAGCAGGGATTATTTGTCGATGGCGAACCTGTAAACACCTCTGAACTAAACTCCGAGCTTCTTGTTGACGAACTTATCGAAGAAGGCAATTATATCCTTGTTGTAGAAGGCGCAATTGCAAACGGTCCAAACGGCTCGGGGCGCTACTGTGTTATTGGGAACAGGACTTTCAAAGAGCTCTTTGAAAAAGCTGCAGCACGTGCCAATTCTATCCTTGCAGTTGGGACCTGTGCCACGTATGGGGGAATCACCTGTGCGGACAGTGCTATTGCCGAGGTCACGGATTACAGGGGAGTGGCTTTCACAAAGGAAGACAGCTCAAAAGGCATGCTCACAGAGCTTGGGATCCACAAACCAGTAATTAATATCCCTGGCTGCCCTGCACACCCTGACTGGATTCTCCTTACCATAGGTGCGGTAATCCTTGGCAAGATTAAGATTCCCGACGACCTGGATACCATCCTTGACCAGTATGGAAGGCCTACAGTCTTTTTCCCCACCGACCACACAGTGCATGATAACTGCCCTCGCCGCGGTTACTATGATCGTGGAGAGTTCGATGAGCAGATTGGCGGAGAAAAATGCCTCTGGAAATTAGGCTGTAAAGCTCCTTACTCTCACGCAGACTGTGCTATTCGCCGCTGGAATGGTTCTGTAAGTATGTGTACTCAGGCAGGTTCCCCCTGTATTGCCTGTGTTGAACCCGGTTTCCCGGACTCAGCAAGACCTTTTTATGTTGAAGCTGAAGACAAGGGTGTGCTTCTTGGGGCAAATATTGACACATTATCCAAAGCTGCAGTCGGAGCTGCTACCGTACTTGCAGGAGTGCATGCTGTTCGGAGAATGAAAGGAGAGTGA
- the pfkC gene encoding ADP-specific phosphofructokinase, whose amino-acid sequence MDIEEWEQRHKEAFYDAKGALPYLDGMFVAYNGNIDAIRHLTEEDLSKLFGFFDEAAVQDRVAVYPREIAEPLDFVARLLISMREGKAAEVPSYTAETHEWLKKHLGFDYARMGGQAGIISNLLARLELKKVVAYIPWLSEEQAEYFAATGNILHPKVENGKVLLKPPREAFKPGTGSKVNWIFEYSKDLKVTCAGSTFKIPRDNRLIISSRPKWLRLDMDKQIYEHLDSLLPVDGAMLSGYQMIKEEYEDGSTYKDYVENSVKVIEKLKSLNPELRIHVELTSIQNRVIRKAILTEIVAKRVHSMGLDTVEVANALNVLGYEELSYSVIKKGENGIMSLYQGAVQLMKDLDLERVHVHSLGFYICILAKGHPLTLKEHRDSLLFSSVLAAAQALNGKIENLKEAESGLEVPVSATGLEDIENFQLYCTGRKLCTSDEFEYGYIYGPDHDAILIPSKVVDRPKATVGIGDTISAGAFVAMLARMKQKQAGK is encoded by the coding sequence GTAGCCTATAACGGCAATATAGATGCTATCAGACACCTGACTGAAGAAGACCTGTCAAAGCTTTTTGGATTTTTTGATGAAGCTGCAGTTCAAGACAGGGTTGCGGTATATCCGAGAGAGATTGCAGAACCTCTGGACTTTGTTGCCCGCCTGCTTATTTCTATGCGGGAAGGGAAAGCCGCAGAAGTGCCTTCATATACCGCAGAAACTCATGAATGGCTGAAGAAGCACCTGGGTTTTGACTATGCCCGCATGGGCGGTCAGGCAGGGATTATTTCCAATCTCCTTGCCCGGTTAGAGCTGAAAAAGGTGGTTGCTTATATCCCCTGGCTTTCTGAAGAGCAGGCGGAATACTTTGCAGCTACGGGAAATATCCTGCACCCGAAGGTGGAAAATGGAAAAGTCCTCCTGAAGCCTCCGAGAGAAGCCTTTAAGCCCGGAACCGGGTCAAAGGTTAACTGGATCTTTGAATATTCCAAAGACCTGAAAGTGACCTGTGCCGGGAGTACCTTTAAAATCCCGAGGGATAACCGCCTGATTATTTCTTCCCGCCCCAAATGGCTCCGCCTGGACATGGACAAGCAGATTTACGAACATCTTGATTCCCTCCTTCCGGTTGACGGGGCAATGCTTTCCGGGTATCAGATGATAAAAGAAGAATACGAAGACGGGTCCACCTATAAAGATTACGTCGAAAATTCCGTAAAGGTTATTGAAAAGCTAAAGTCCCTGAACCCCGAACTCCGCATTCATGTAGAACTTACATCCATCCAGAACCGGGTTATAAGAAAAGCTATCCTTACCGAAATTGTTGCCAAGCGCGTGCATTCCATGGGCCTTGACACCGTGGAGGTGGCTAATGCGCTGAATGTGCTGGGATATGAGGAACTTTCATATTCCGTGATCAAGAAAGGGGAAAATGGGATTATGTCCCTCTACCAGGGGGCTGTCCAGCTCATGAAGGACCTGGACCTTGAGAGGGTCCATGTACACTCTCTTGGTTTTTACATCTGCATCCTGGCAAAGGGCCATCCTTTAACCCTGAAAGAACACAGGGATTCCCTGCTCTTTTCCTCGGTTCTGGCAGCTGCTCAGGCCCTCAACGGAAAAATCGAGAACCTTAAGGAAGCTGAATCCGGACTGGAAGTTCCTGTTTCAGCTACGGGGTTAGAAGACATCGAAAACTTCCAGCTCTACTGCACAGGGAGAAAGCTCTGCACTTCGGATGAGTTTGAGTACGGATATATCTACGGACCGGATCATGATGCTATTCTCATTCCCTCCAAGGTAGTAGACAGGCCGAAAGCTACAGTAGGAATAGGTGATACGATTTCTGCAGGAGCATTTGTTGCCATGCTTGCAAGGATGAAACAGAAACAAGCAGGAAAATAA
- a CDS encoding hydrogenase maturation protease — translation MSILHAPVRVLGCGSPLMGDDGVGLKVIEALKKTELEGLEDLDIADAGVCGLDLLNLLDGARKIIIVDAILTGSRKGSVHRIEGGDLIKGTELHTLVSVHDLTITDVLRIGEQVQSLPEIVVIGIEIGELATEFSQDISPEVLKAVDEAIRLIRNEVFSLL, via the coding sequence ATGTCTATATTACATGCTCCTGTCCGAGTCCTGGGCTGTGGAAGCCCTCTCATGGGTGACGATGGCGTCGGCCTGAAAGTTATCGAAGCCCTTAAAAAAACAGAACTTGAAGGTCTTGAAGACCTCGATATAGCGGATGCGGGGGTCTGCGGGCTCGACCTCCTGAATCTGCTTGACGGTGCTAGAAAAATCATAATAGTTGATGCAATCCTGACAGGCAGCCGGAAAGGTTCGGTACACCGTATTGAAGGTGGGGACCTGATAAAGGGTACTGAGCTGCATACCCTGGTCTCTGTTCACGATCTCACAATTACCGATGTGTTGAGAATTGGGGAGCAGGTACAGTCCCTTCCGGAAATTGTGGTTATAGGAATAGAGATCGGAGAATTAGCTACTGAATTCTCCCAGGATATAAGCCCTGAAGTCCTCAAGGCTGTAGATGAAGCTATAAGGCTTATCAGAAATGAGGTTTTTTCTCTACTTTGA
- a CDS encoding hydrogenase small subunit, translating into MKMDRRTFIKAVGMLGASLFLQTYKSDLAKALELSETKILWFHGAGCTGCSISMLDGGTPDIVELLQYLNLNLLYQDVLMMQQGIFVDGKPANTSELNSELLLDEILENEKGYVFISEGGVPNGPEGSGKYLVLGGRTYKEIYEKAAKNASVIIAIGQCATNSGVNAAKSDVKELLDHRGIAFTMEDSSKGIVDLLGIDKPVININGCPAHPDWVFLTISAVVLGKIKVPDDLPYVLDRWKRPKVFFPPDHVIHDNCSRRGYYDRGELDLTVGGPGCLWKLGCKGPYTHADCATRHWNGHQSFCPQAGSPCIGCVQPGFPDSTRPFFVEIEDTGIVGTNLDTVAGVAIGGALLAAGAHAIRRTVLNNPEEIEKAEEENISGKTGGEK; encoded by the coding sequence ATGAAGATGGACCGTCGGACTTTTATAAAAGCCGTCGGAATGCTGGGAGCTTCGCTGTTTTTACAGACCTATAAAAGTGATCTGGCAAAAGCCCTTGAACTTTCGGAAACTAAAATATTGTGGTTCCATGGGGCAGGGTGTACCGGTTGCAGCATATCAATGCTTGACGGAGGGACACCTGATATCGTAGAACTACTTCAGTATTTAAATCTCAACCTGCTCTATCAGGACGTCCTGATGATGCAGCAGGGAATTTTCGTAGACGGAAAACCTGCAAATACCAGTGAGCTGAACTCTGAGCTTCTGCTGGATGAGATTCTGGAAAACGAAAAAGGATATGTTTTTATTTCCGAAGGTGGAGTCCCAAATGGGCCTGAAGGTTCGGGAAAATATCTGGTACTTGGAGGCAGGACATATAAGGAAATTTACGAGAAAGCTGCAAAAAACGCCTCGGTAATTATAGCAATCGGGCAGTGTGCTACTAACAGTGGGGTAAATGCTGCAAAAAGTGATGTAAAAGAACTTCTTGACCACCGCGGAATCGCGTTTACTATGGAAGATTCTTCAAAAGGAATTGTTGATCTGCTCGGGATCGATAAACCGGTTATCAACATTAACGGCTGTCCTGCCCACCCTGACTGGGTATTTCTGACAATAAGCGCGGTTGTCCTGGGGAAAATCAAGGTACCCGATGATCTCCCTTACGTGCTGGACAGATGGAAACGTCCGAAAGTTTTCTTCCCTCCGGATCATGTTATACACGACAACTGCTCTCGCCGCGGATATTATGACCGTGGAGAGCTTGACTTGACAGTAGGTGGACCGGGTTGCCTCTGGAAACTGGGGTGCAAAGGGCCGTATACCCACGCTGACTGTGCCACTCGCCACTGGAACGGACATCAGTCTTTCTGTCCTCAGGCAGGCTCTCCCTGTATAGGCTGCGTACAGCCGGGATTTCCGGACAGTACTAGGCCCTTTTTCGTGGAAATTGAAGATACCGGAATTGTAGGTACAAATCTTGATACCGTGGCAGGTGTGGCAATAGGAGGGGCACTCCTTGCTGCAGGTGCCCACGCTATAAGAAGGACTGTTTTGAACAATCCTGAGGAAATAGAAAAGGCTGAGGAAGAGAATATTTCCGGGAAAACCGGAGGTGAAAAGTAA
- a CDS encoding DNA-3-methyladenine glycosylase, whose amino-acid sequence MYRIKPIIFNLDYTLDCGQVFRWKREGDWWTGVVGDHVIRLSQEKDSGELLVDSKLPLEFFSHYFRLDDNLSSIYDSINKDLLINRAINEYRGLRLIRQDPWECLISYMLATASSIPTIQKRISLLSQFFGQELEGGYFSFPDPVALADADLSLLDKCKLGFRTERIKEAAREVVSGELDLNVLFRLEYRYARERLMRIRGIGEKVADCILLFAFEKMEAFPVDTHIRQIIQHYHVDDSYFETCKNLSCMGDWGREYFGHYCGYAQQYLFYQKRMEGFVPLY is encoded by the coding sequence ATGTACAGGATTAAACCCATAATCTTTAACCTTGACTATACCCTCGACTGCGGACAGGTCTTTCGCTGGAAAAGGGAAGGAGACTGGTGGACAGGAGTTGTCGGAGACCATGTTATCCGGCTTTCCCAGGAGAAAGACAGCGGAGAACTGCTGGTTGACTCAAAACTTCCATTAGAATTTTTTTCTCATTATTTCCGTCTGGACGACAACCTGTCCTCAATTTATGACAGCATAAACAAAGACCTTTTGATAAACAGGGCGATCAACGAATATAGAGGTCTGCGCCTGATCCGGCAGGATCCCTGGGAGTGCCTGATTTCCTATATGCTTGCAACAGCCTCAAGCATCCCCACAATCCAGAAAAGGATCAGTCTCCTGAGCCAGTTTTTTGGGCAGGAACTCGAAGGAGGCTATTTCAGTTTTCCGGATCCTGTAGCCCTTGCAGATGCAGACCTCTCCCTGCTTGACAAATGCAAGCTCGGCTTCAGGACTGAACGCATAAAAGAGGCAGCAAGAGAAGTGGTTTCAGGCGAGCTTGACCTTAATGTCCTTTTCCGTCTGGAGTACAGGTATGCGCGGGAACGCCTTATGAGGATTCGCGGCATAGGGGAAAAGGTTGCTGACTGCATTCTTCTTTTCGCCTTTGAGAAAATGGAAGCCTTTCCTGTAGATACCCACATCAGGCAGATTATCCAGCATTATCACGTTGATGACAGTTACTTTGAAACCTGCAAAAACCTGAGCTGTATGGGAGACTGGGGACGAGAATATTTCGGTCATTACTGCGGATATGCCCAGCAGTATTTGTTTTATCAAAAAAGGATGGAGGGGTTTGTCCCTCTTTATTAA
- a CDS encoding nickel-dependent hydrogenase large subunit → MVNVTVDPLTRIEGHLRLSTEVNAEGVITDAQSSCLMFRGFERILQNQDPRDAALLIQRICGVCPTSHSITAANALDQIFGVVDTVPKDALVARNINQALNFLASHATHIYILWGPDLSNPAYRDVLTPLGETGNAVWKEMVGRFAPISYKIDGQSVPVGSSYLAVIPEKKRLQEAVAVIGGKMPHQVTSYPGGYTYKPNVADIGKLSSYYLQVMDFISNYTLKVPFETWIENTYKASSPQKAVSFVVEHLKGLVDKSVDSNDFTREAGWGDTEFYAAFGSELVGETLLGLPASLKHDKIGGYSDPSKISFLSYGGFYNTENGDGYDPNSPAGDRFLTSGIVTGSLEYQNFDASKITESIAHAFYEGAADLHPSKGETNPFTDPEAIRFDKGSDSRYTWSKAPRYDGTPCEVGPLARMLAAKEPLVTGLALAFNENGYSAANVYTRMIARIQETAIIANELFKWVTVDYDPNGKIAVDTDISMAKNSEGMGLWEAPRGALGHWVSTDSKSKVINYQPVVPSTWNLSPRDSAGVPGPLEQSLIGAKINAVDNSLGVNYTNPVNILHIGRSYDPCVSCAVHTIDLTGKNAPRTLRIV, encoded by the coding sequence ATGGTAAACGTTACAGTCGACCCCTTAACAAGAATTGAAGGTCACCTTCGCCTGTCTACTGAAGTAAATGCGGAGGGCGTTATAACTGATGCCCAGAGCTCCTGTCTCATGTTCAGAGGCTTTGAACGCATCCTGCAGAATCAGGACCCAAGAGATGCAGCCCTTCTTATTCAGAGAATCTGTGGGGTTTGTCCTACGTCCCATTCAATCACAGCTGCCAATGCCCTTGACCAGATATTCGGTGTGGTTGATACCGTTCCAAAAGATGCACTTGTAGCAAGGAACATTAACCAGGCTCTAAACTTCCTTGCAAGCCATGCAACCCACATATACATACTCTGGGGTCCTGACCTTTCAAACCCTGCGTATCGTGATGTTCTTACTCCTCTAGGGGAAACCGGAAACGCAGTCTGGAAAGAAATGGTCGGCAGGTTTGCCCCGATCAGCTACAAGATTGATGGGCAATCAGTGCCTGTAGGATCCTCCTACCTTGCAGTAATTCCTGAAAAGAAACGCCTTCAGGAAGCAGTTGCAGTTATCGGCGGAAAAATGCCCCACCAGGTCACATCCTATCCGGGTGGATATACTTACAAGCCGAATGTAGCAGATATTGGCAAACTTTCCTCTTACTACCTTCAGGTAATGGACTTTATCTCAAACTACACTCTGAAGGTTCCATTCGAGACCTGGATTGAAAACACCTACAAAGCAAGCTCCCCCCAGAAAGCCGTAAGTTTCGTGGTTGAACACCTTAAAGGTCTTGTTGACAAATCAGTAGACTCAAATGACTTCACCAGGGAAGCTGGCTGGGGAGATACGGAGTTCTATGCAGCCTTTGGTTCCGAACTTGTGGGTGAAACACTGCTTGGTCTTCCTGCAAGCCTTAAGCACGACAAAATCGGTGGATACAGCGATCCCTCAAAGATCTCCTTCCTTTCATATGGTGGGTTCTACAATACTGAGAATGGGGACGGGTACGACCCTAACAGCCCCGCAGGAGACCGCTTCCTGACTTCAGGTATTGTGACCGGAAGCCTTGAATATCAGAATTTTGATGCAAGCAAGATTACCGAAAGTATTGCTCACGCCTTCTATGAAGGTGCAGCTGACCTACACCCCTCAAAAGGTGAAACCAATCCGTTTACCGATCCTGAAGCAATCCGCTTTGACAAGGGTTCAGATAGCAGATACACCTGGAGTAAGGCTCCGAGATATGACGGAACTCCCTGTGAGGTCGGGCCTCTTGCACGTATGCTTGCAGCTAAAGAACCGCTTGTGACCGGACTTGCTCTGGCCTTTAACGAGAACGGTTACTCTGCAGCTAACGTTTACACAAGAATGATTGCTCGTATCCAGGAAACAGCAATTATCGCAAATGAGCTCTTTAAATGGGTAACTGTCGATTACGATCCTAACGGCAAGATTGCTGTTGATACCGATATTTCTATGGCAAAGAATTCGGAAGGTATGGGTCTCTGGGAAGCTCCTCGCGGCGCTCTCGGACATTGGGTCTCCACCGACAGCAAATCAAAGGTTATCAACTACCAGCCCGTGGTTCCGAGTACATGGAACCTTTCCCCGAGAGATAGCGCTGGCGTACCCGGGCCTCTTGAACAGTCCCTTATAGGGGCAAAGATCAATGCTGTAGATAATTCTCTTGGTGTCAATTACACCAACCCTGTTAACATTCTTCATATCGGTAGGTCTTATGACCCGTGTGTTTCATGCGCGGTCCACACCATTGACCTCACCGGGAAAAACGCTCCACGTACTTTAAGAATAGTATAA